One genomic window of Cydia fagiglandana chromosome 20, ilCydFagi1.1, whole genome shotgun sequence includes the following:
- the LOC134674297 gene encoding crossover junction endonuclease EME1 → MSVYVLSDDSDHSNYEDIDVMKKYEDDAKEECVDLTQEDLELDTEPYRSPYSDPYEDLPPVQLSGPVATLSSGSSTVPVASLSSGSTNSSGTSSSGYGGSECSSGSKRGAESKDAKSRKKADVEAKKQKLAQERAAKAAAAEANKVYKPGECMKFMHIEMHPSLLEQWYCADVSREASAVGAKIEVIKDLCEPALVMWSRRVPRALTAANGQVELSPARQRCGRALYTTTMAVISSLVRNRSLSPHVKQAAVLAECEVTLVVHGVKDYFKAANRRQNSKDLITEIELEMALTDLLVTAGCDAALVDTPNELALLIVQFTKAIAEEPYRKIKRRFDEQAEFYMRGDNKKCVPVDKDGNGASRLWQQMIAVLPGSSLETSRSVCGQYKSPLALYQALQLPNGVNDLADIGVSRTGVPGSKSRRLGPEFARKLRILFTAEDGDVLID, encoded by the exons ATGAGTGTTTACGTATTGTCGGATGATAGTGACCACAGTAACTATG aGGACATCGATGTTATGAAGAAGTACGAAGATGATGCGAAAGAGGAGTGTGTTGATTTAACTCAGGAGGATTTGGAACTTGATACTGAACCGT ACCGGTCACCCTACAGCGACCCATATGAAGACCTGCCTCCGGTCCAGCTGAGCGGGCCCGTGGCCACTTTGAGCTCCGGGAGCTCTACTGTGCCAGTGGCCAGTCTAAGTTCTGGGAGTACTAACTCCTCTGGTACCAGCTCTAGCGGATACGGAGGGTCGGAATGCTCTAGCGGTAGTAAGAGAGGAGCTG AAAGCAAAGATGCTAAAAGCAGGAAGAAAGCTGATGTGGAAGCCAAGAAGCAGAAGTTGGCTCAGGAGCGAGCAGCCAAGGCAGCTGCCGCTGAAGCCAACAAGGTCTACAAGCCCGGAGAGTGCATGAAG TTCATGCACATAGAGATGCACCCATCCCTGCTCGAGCAATGGTACTGCGCTGACGTGAGCCGAGAGGCGAGTGCGGTCGGTGCCAAGATCGAGGTTATTAAAGACCTGTGCGAACCGGCCCTGGTCATGTGGAGTCGGAGGGTTCCGAGGGCGCTAACGGCCGCTAATGGACAG GTAGAACTATCGCCCGCCCGGCAACGTTGTGGCCGAGCGTTATACACAACCACAATGGCAGTCATATCGTCTCTCGTCCGCAACCGATCTCTATCGCCACATGTTAAACAAGCGGCAGTGCTTGCGGAGTGCGAAGTCACATTGGTGGTACACGGGGTTAAGGACTATTTTAAAGCGGCGAATCGGAGGCAGAATAGTAAAGATTTGATCACGGAAATTGAACTTGAAATGGCTTTGACAG ATCTGCTGGTGACCGCCGGGTGTGATGCAGCGTTGGTAGACACGCCAAATGAACTGGCTCTACTTATTGTACAATTCACCAAGGCAATAGCCGAGGAACCATACAG GAAAATAAAGCGACGCTTCGACGAACAAGCCGAGTTCTACATGAGAGGTGACAACAAGAAATGCGTTCCTGTTGATAAAGATG GGAATGGAGCTAGTAGATTATGGCAGCAAATGATAGCTGTGCTTCCTGGATCCAGTTTAGAAACTTCTAGATCTGTCTGCGGGCAATACAAATCACCTCTTGCCCTTTATcag GCGCTGCAACTTCCGAATGGAGTAAATGATTTGGCTGATATAGGAGTTTCAAGAACGGGAGTCCCCGGATCAAAAAGTCGTCGTCTTGGGCCCGAGTTTGCTAGAAAATTACGAATATTATTTACTGCTGAAGATGGAGACGTATTAATAGACTGA